The Glycine soja cultivar W05 chromosome 15, ASM419377v2, whole genome shotgun sequence region acataaattaaaatttgttcaaaattttatatttttccttttttcacatgacttgttttattttttatttaatcatgaaAGATTATTAAGTGtgttttttaaggataaaatgatttagaaaaataaagatcGAGAAGTTGTCATCAAAAgtgttattttctttatctatcTTCATAAATTTTGGATTGAAATTTTGTTTAGattaattataatcatattcaatcaattataagaaatttaaataaagcAAGAATgattattagaaaaataatttcagatGTATGTTTTTTGGAGTACAGTGAGATATTTTGAGATGGCATTtggaagaataatatttttaaacgtGGTTTTTTGACAAAGAAAGAGAAGGGaggatattttgaaaaaattaaatagaactTTGTTAGATAGGAAAATAACAATTGATTCTCTTGTATTCTGAATGCTGGGCTTTTAAGGATgtgaaaaaaatgttgaacaaaAATAGAGAGCGAAACACGTACGTATATATGTGTTTGTCGAGACGTGCCATTTTGGATGAactgaagaagaaggagaaaattgTTTCATAAAAATCTATTATAGTATAAGAtactagagaaaaaaaaatataaatatcataaaatttatgcttgataagataaaaaatattgatgaaatatttaaaataaataaatatttatgtatcatTCCTCGAATTCAAAATGGTGAGTTCCATCTTTGACGTAAAAGTTCTTAACATTCCACGTAAGCtcaaagatattttctttaCGTGGATTGAAGCGTGTAGATATTTTTGGCTTTGGAGAGACTATTGTATTCACACGTTTTTTGTCCTCACAAAAACTAAGGCCTTTCTTCAATTTACAACACAAATACTGTTAGTGTTAAGCTATGGAATCCTGTGCAACTCTTCCACTTTCTCAGCTTCCTTATGTCTACCCTTCAACACTTAGCAGCAACAAAGCTTATCCTTTTTGGCCTTGCAAGCGAAGGAGCTCATCACAACCAACACGCTTACACTGCAGCAAGATGTTTGTACCTGGTAATTGGTTCAGTTAGTTTTTTATATcagaaaatattaattgttaattttgttagtttttattaagaGGGAATCAAACTCGAATTGGTTTGGTTATCCTTTTTTtgtctttacttcctttttaacctctcaatcaattttatattcCGAATTGGTTTGGTTACTTAATTAATACTTTGTGGTTCTTCCTCTTCCCCACTATGTATTTCATTGCATGTATAGTGTATACAACTTAGCAATTACGTAACGTAATATATATGTACTGTGTTGTGTTATACTGGGATGTAGGATTTGGAGAAGCATCACCAGAAGCAAAGGCTGCTCAAAACCTCCACAATTTCTTCACCTTCGTTGCAGTGAAGATTGTTGCTGCTCAACTTGaggttcctttttctttttccactcTAATGGCCTTTCTTGccatttgtttttataatcaTGTGCTCGCTTGTATTCATTCAAATTACGGCCATTCGTTCAAAATAGAGAACTCCCAAGATCTTTTTGAACAACAATTCACTGAtcattattcttcttctttatttttaactGAAATTTTCGTACAATTTTACACTATTCACGCCGCTCACCCTTTGAACCTtccttattattattgtgtgaatTTGGTTGTGATTTTTACTAATAATTCAtagtcctttttttttcttttgataaacAGAAACaaggtttaatatatatatttttaatctttacaaaTATAGCAAATTTTTGTTCAGTCTCTAAAAAAATTTCGttgattttaatctttataaattttaaaaatcttgaaagtaaattatattaccGTTTACTAATTAATGACAATATGTATATAAACATGTCACCTCATATGTTATTCATTAAATCACTCAAACCGTGAGGTACCATAAAAAAATGGATGTCTTTGCTTGAGATCCTAAGATATATATCTACACTTTTTATAATGTGTTTAGATAACACCAGGAATAAATTCTACTTTTCATAATCAAGTGgtaacataaaaaaaagcataaacaattatttattgttttggctttattattaaaaaaaagtaattaattatttctcattatGAATCTAATTCAAAATACACTCTTATTAGTGAACTAACAAGTTTCCTGAAAATAAAGGGATTTGTTTAAGATCTCATTTCTCAGTCATCACGAACTTACCCATCATCATGCAATCACCAATTTCAATTCATagagttataaattattattttttttaaaaaaaagtcatctTAACATAGTATTTGGTCGAGGAAAggaattttatgaattttccttttctaacTAAAAAGCTTGGAACGAGTAAAATGAGGACCAAAATCTCCcccctttttcatttttctcactcTTCTAACATTGGTGATATTTAGAGAGATTTAAACCTCCAACATTGTCAATGTGATTCAAggcttaacaataataataatgtcattGGATTTTATTTGATACACGGTTGTTCAAGTAACTTATGTTAACggtataaaacaattttttttctaatttaatatcCTTTTTAATTAGTGAAtgcttttgttttctctctaacAACATCATCTGTCAAATAATTATTTCCTTGAGCAGAGCTACAATCATGAAGCATATGAGGAGCTGATGGAATTCTTGAGTAGACACTCGTTGAATGATGGTGACAAGTTCTGTGCCAGCATGTTCAGAGAATCATCAAGACATAAGAATTTGGGTAACGACTATTATCAACTACCCAACACCCAATCGGtatctaattattaattaagtttaaatattttttttcaagtaatttagtattttttattttttttttttgtaaaaaaaatcgttttaatctttatcaattgtgtttattttattttttgatactAAAGTGTTaatactttaaataataataaatattatttaaatcactttaaagaaaaaaaaacaaatatatttataaagattaaaagaaaacaaaaattacaagaataaaaaaaagttaaattataaagatgaaaaaaatattttaaacctattaattattaatatctcACTTACAACTTTTTTGTGTGTGATCATTGAATGAACGAAATCTCGCGAACTGATGATGTGGGGATCTGGCATGTACATCAATAGCCCTACGCATAATGGAGGTAagtagattattttttattatttgattttccATCACCTGTTAAACTAGTTCAGATTAAGTACATGACCATGTATTATTATAGGTTCGATCAGCATACtgcaaaaatgattttgaatggGACAACATGAAGCGTCTAGCTTTTAAGGTTTGTAATTATTACGTTTTCTTGTATATATTCAGGATGTTGATCCTACTGAAATTTATTCAATTTCCTACATAATTCAACAAATGTTTATAATTCTGCCCGTATTGTCTTGTAGATGGTCACTGAATCTAACACGAGGCTCATGACGGAATATGTCTTAGAAACCAGTCATGTTGAAACCGAGAAGTGAATAGTCCTTCATTCCCTCTGATCGAACAGGAGCTAGGGCAATGTACTTACTTATATGTACAGGAAAGAACTTGTCTACATGGTTTTCGACCAATTTTATACTCCAGTATTAACATggttatgattaaaaaaaaaacagttagaTCATAAAATGGTTGGGACAAGTTCTTGTTACAAATTGATGATGAACAGAATATATTGTTATGCCCTCCATGATATTTTTGGGATACTTGGAGCACCAGAATTATAGTGGTGCTGTTTCAAGGCTTTGAAGACAGCTTTGACCAATTTGTGCGTAATCAATTTTCCTTTACACCTGAAAGTGAAAACATTGTCCAACGATGAAACAAGCAACAAGCATTACCTTCAATCCTCAATGTTCAAGGAACAATTTCCTATTTGATAATTTACAGTTTCAGAAGCAGTAGCACCTTCTTCACTAAGAATAAGATAGTGTTTGTTGTCAGTCTTGTAAGTACAAATATTACATTACATTGTACAGCTTAAGGTTTACCAAGCATGGACTATTGATTATAACCTTCCTCCTATGCACCTCCTATTTATAGGGCATTCTTGGATAGTGACACAATCAGTTGCTTTCTGTTCTATGGACAGaaatcatcaacaattaaagaTATATGCTTCCTCTGTTTTAGACTTGGATGCATTTGTCCTGTACTCCTATTGTTATGACTAAACCTTCCATTACGATCCAACCAAGCAGACTTCACAATCACTTATCACTCTATGGCTGCAAGTGATAGCAAAGAGGTCGAGACAAAGAAAGGCAGGGCTTAGTAGTAACAAGGTTGTCCGCTGCCAAGGAGCTTTGTTTCCAAACCACATGCACATATGATATTTTTGAAAACACGTTGAGGTTTATCTTCTATCAGATTTGAATTGACACTAAGCAGTATCTGTTGCATCAACCCAGCGATGGAGATCACTTGAGGTATGAATTTCACCATTGTTGAAGTATGATTGGGCGTATTCTTCTATGTGATCCAACCTGTAATTAGGTGTCATCAGCAGCATATACTTCAAATTTGATCAACtgaagagaaatttaaaattgatctgGTCCATTCATACAGATATTAATAACAAGTAAACCACAAAAGCATGAAATGACAAGTACAGCTATTGCTCCTTTCATTGGTAAGACTTCCTAACTTCACTACCAGAACCAAAATGGTAAGAGGAACTCTTCATCTAAGCAAATAAGATTTGTCTGAACGACCAAAAGGGCACAGAGTAAATTGACACCATAAATATAACTGTGAATATACTTTGGTATGAACAGAACAACATTCAGAGGACAATTACAGATTACCTATACACGTAGTTCACCATGATCCCTCCACTTTGAGAAAGACCTTTATCTGAACGATCTGCCATCCAGTTTATTCTTTCAACCATCTGTTCCATATTGAGAAGCAAAATTATTGGCTTCAGAATGAAAATACCATTACCAATAACAATGAAGTTTATCGGCTGTAAATTATGGTTGCAAGACATACCGCTCCATTTTGCAAGTGAAAATTTGCTACAGAGTCCAAAGcctttcctcttttcttctcttgcaGAAGGTACCTGTGATACCAAAAGAATCCCAAAAGTTTTCTGATTACTTTACCATGACTTATAAATTATACACATAGCAAGCTGCCTAGCTCAATACAATCCTTCAGAGTCATTTCTAACatggctcttttttttttttattcacataaTTTGTTTCAAATATTGCAATACCTGGCACATAAACGCATCAAAGGGGATTTTAATGCTGACAGAAGTTCTGGTGAATGGATCCACTTATAGGATGTAGAAGTAAGCAAGTTGAACATCACATCCATTCCATTTTCTCCTGCAGCGATATCCCTGCATCTCGTATTGATATTAGTCACCTGATAGTATCCTCATAGACAAACTAGGGAAGCAAATAGAAATTACTATTCACATTATTTGTCACCACATTATTCTTTATCATGACAACCAAGGATCATAAAAAGGATAACGTTTGGTGACTATTGATTGAGTTGGAATTGGGCATATTTTCATCATATAAAATCCTTAGAATCAAGGTTACAAATCATAAATCAAATTGTGGATCATTAAGCTAATTTTTTAGTCATAAATCACACCGAAACATAAAATTGAAAGACACTACAAAAAATAGgtgaaaaaatatcatataaagaatatatagtgttcaatgtaataattttcaactaggaattgtaaaaaaaaaaaaaaaaaaaacataagtctcacaaaacaaaatcataattgAGCCTTGCCATCAACTTATATAGAAactagtaaattaaaaaaaaaactacaatacATAAATAACCAAGTGAACACATAGGTCATAATTCTTGTGAGTTACTAAATGCTAGTTCATCATAAGTGCACTAACTCACGTTGTAGAAATTGGAGATAATTACAttttacatataatttatttgtcaaaaataatacaattatCTCAAGTAACATCCTTCTTGCCTTTGAAGCCATATAAAATGACTGTATGAAGCTTCTGTTTCAGAAGAACAAAAAACAGAGCAACGATATAGCCAAATAAGAAGTATATGGTGTGAGTGATGATTGTGTAAAGcatcatttcttaaaaaaaaaaaaaaacaaagcaatgaAACAGCAGTGTTTAGAGTGAGTGACAGTGCATAGGGTACATTTAGTTGGACTCcttcagtttcttttcaattaacaatttaagttaatataagttttcaatttctttgataaaaatggaaaagaaaagcaaaaaagaggaaaaaaactgAATCAATGAATGTTGCACTTCATATCAATCATAATGGAATCGTACCAGTTCACGTATGCATCACATGATTCAAAGTcatttgtgaattgtgattcATAGCATGATGCAAATTGTGAACTTGTCGAAGCATACCATATTTAATCATGCAATCTGAGTCTTGAATCATGCATTTCTAAACTTAACAACTATGCATAAtgcataaaatttctaaaaaatatttcaatacaTAGGGAACCAATTGGGCACACaattaaaggagaaaaaaaaatgtaatgcagCTATTAGGATAGTTCACTTGATGATGATATGAAATTGCGATATAAAAGTAACTGGTGGTGTTGCCAAAAAATTTCCAAGAATActataacataaaatataaagaagatAACAGTAAGTATTTTACTTAGGTAAACTCATAAGTGCTTCTTCCTCCTCGGGTTTAAGTATATTCTCATAGAAAGTGGAACTGGATCCCTCTGCTTGTGGTTGTGACAAATTATCTCCCTCAGCAAGCAGTCTTTGAGATGCTAACTTGGATAAAAGCCATGAAATGAATCCCGGGATGGGACTGAGGGTTGCAAAGGTCTACAGCCAAAAATTGATCACCAATGTGAGATGTGAGTGGACAcaagtaaaatttaatacataAGATATAGCAGTATCCTAGGAAATATGACATTTATCAAGAAATTTTCATACCGTCAGTGTCCAATAATAACTGTGATAAAGCATATTACTTTTAGATTGTTCTAGAATGAGGAAGGAAAATATATCAATTTGAGAGAATAGTCTGTTTGGCAAATTTTCCATGTGCCTATAGTTCTATAACAATCTTTGGAGAATAATGATTCCAGAAATCTGCATCTTTGAGAGGAGGGGAAAAGTTTAAAACATGGCAATTTAAAGAATGAAACCATAAGGTTGTACTAATATACTTGGAAAATCTCCCCATCAAACGTGAAGTGTAAAGGGAAGGCAACACATTTTGTTGTGGACAATACCATTCATATCAAAACCACAGAAGTAAAAAGTATGAAACAgaggttaaaaagaaaaacttaagatagaattatgttaattaaatgTTGTGCATTCACAAATTCCATGAATCTCCACATAGTAATTGATAAAATACTTACAGAAATATGTGGCATCTCTCTTTTCACCTGTGTTACAACCCGTTTGATGAGAAATTTTCCCAAGTTGATCCCCGCTAAGCCAGGCTGCAAATTATGCCCAatcaaaaataaatgaataaataaataaaaataaactaccTCCGTCATTATTATTCTTCAGGGAGTCAGGAGGGGGAGAAGCTGACCATAGTATATAAACAGAAAAGCAAACAGATCTAAGGGGCTAACATAAAAACCGAACAGAGAAGAAATGAGGAAAATTAAGCAAATAATAGCAATAAAATCCACTCAGCGAAAAAGCCCAACAATAAACAGCTCacttttcactaaaaatgaTCATGCTGAACTTCACCATGATATAATTAtagaattaacaattttttgatAATATAGTCAAATCTCCACTAGCTGCAACTtttcattactttttttatacacAGAAATACCTGAGTTGATGATATGGAGTAGAACAAGGCACATGTTGCCTCACTTTCAGGTATAGGAGGATTATCCCACAAAACTTCCtgtgaaaaaagaaatattgattaaaagaagttactgAAAAAGGGTTTGTTTCAGTTGAGttcaaacaaaattaacctGTATAGTCTGAGCAATATCCTTCAGTAGTGCAACTTCAATGAAAATTAGGGGTTCACCTGAGGAAAACATAAAACAAGATCACATAACATAGTCTAATACACTTGAAACTTTAATAATCTTTTAGAAACTAGACAGAAATTATGTGCATTGATTGAGTTAAAGCACTCAGAAGTCAGCACCCTTGATACTTATAagaatttataagaataaaaacattttgcatttacaagaataataataataataataataaagaattaaaCTATTTCCTATGATTCTAACTTTCCAATGATACATTAACTCCTTTAATTCCCAATGACAAATTAATCACAAAATGCATTTTCAAATAACATACTTGAGAACAGGTATATAACTACAATATATTAAACCACTGAAATACATTGGGTCACATAGGatcaaatcaatcaatttgTGTCCAAAGCGTAGACTATAGAAAGTAGTAAcgcaaaatttaatttttcaagctACTTGGTATGAGAATAATGAAATTCCATTGCACTACCTATGTAATACAATCAACTAGAAAGCAAATTGTTGTTACTAACTTTCTGACCTGATACAGACTCATAATATTGACTAAAGGTGGAAACAATGACCACTAGGATGTTGATTAAAGCaccaatataaattataaaactgtGAAAAGTAGAGAATTATCTTTCAGTAACCAAGTGTTAGAAGAACTGCTAACCAGGAATAGCGGGATGTAAATATCCAAAACAACGACGGCCAATTCCCAGTCTTCTCTTAAGATCTAGAAGGTTGCTAATAGGGTGCACAGCCTACACAAGATATCAAAGATTATGCATACAGTGGAAGACCAGAGCTACATTGAATGACAATtcaagaaaaaggagaaaagtaCTTCATAAGCAACAATTTTCTCCAGCAAAGAAGCAGGATCATCCCATGTAATCTGGTGAAGCTCTAAGGCAGCAGGACTAAGccatgtaataaatttttccattAAATAAGAATCCAATGCTCTCAGCGATGCAATATTCTCCTCTCTGTGTAATGGAATGATTGAATTATCATACTCAAAATTTCAGGAAAGCAGGTTGAACCCTTATTCTTGtcttatctttctttcattcttttccCCAATAATGTTATGAACTGTAGGTATCTAAAATTCATactttcataaatttattttatgttaaagtCCTCATAGCAAAAATCCTTGTGCAGACCATTGAAGACAATCAGTATCTGAGTTATCTAACATAGAATTCACTAAAATTTAAAGAGGAAACAAGGAACTAAGATTTCTTTTATTTGCTCCTTCTGTCATTGTAACATAAGGAAATAGACATAGAAAAATTGTTCAATATAAATTCTTAAAGAATCTGCCATAAACTTACGCAAGAATAGATAGGATATCTTCTCGAAGAATGGATAAGGTCCTCAACCCTCCAGGATGAGTGTTGAGACGCTCAAAGAGAACTTCATAAACCGGCTGGAGGGCATGTCTCAAATTCCTCTCAATGCGatagaaagaagaaaacaaaccttCGTCTTCAGAGCCACTAACTTGAGCTTTGTCTGCCAACCCAGTCATTTTTTTCACACCACAGTTTTGAAATCAACAATGCAAAgagttacacacacacacatgcatgcatgcatgatgCACCCATACACACACATACGCCTTGTAATAACTCACCAGCAGGATGTTCAAGTCCAAGGTACTGCTTTATCAGTTCACGCACTTGTGACCTATTGAGATCATATTCTCTAGCAAGGACAAGGAGCAACTTGCGACGGTTTTCATGAGAAAGGTTTAAATAACCCTACATTATTACCAGCTTATGGAAATGAAATTAGCAGTGATAACAGCAAAATCGGAAAAAGAAAGTTTCATTGCCATTAAGGTTGtatttggataaacttttcCCTAAACactaatagaataaaaaaataagaaggaaagATGAAGTGAGCTTCTCTATAAGCTAATATCAACTTATGCACTGTTTATGGAGAAGTTTGATgaaagaaattatataaaagttaaGTACACGAGTTGATTTTTAACTTAGGGGAGAAGCTCATTCATTTAACCTTCTTGTTTACTTCTCCTATTAATACGTATggagaaatttatccaaacagaATCTAAATCTAAAACTAGATTACCTCCGAGAAGTTATTAAGCACGTCATCTAGAACTTCTGTTTTGCTCATTGATATGGCAGAGTGCATTGAAGCGCGGACACGCTTAAACTCTCTATGAATAAGTCAAAACAACAcacaaataaaagaagaaaaaactgagcataaagaaaaattaagcaTGCAAAATCCAATTCCAAGTATgcgaaacaaaaaataaataaataattaaaaattaggaaCCTCTCGGAGTTGCCGGAGTCATTTGGCGCTGAATTTCCATCACCTGGCGATCCGTTTTGGCGGGAATTCTGCTGCTGCATTTGACTCGTCGCGTTCTGTTGCGCACTCATCACAAACGAAGGAACAATAAGCCAACAAGGATCAAATTAAAAGCGAATTCACGCACAAAATGGAATCGATTtgctagaaaaaataaatcaaaaacaaaatgttCGAATCAAAACTGCACCAAAAAATGAGGCGAAATTCAAAGGTCTGGAGAGAATTGGGAGATTACTCACTGTTAGAGGaataggagagagagaaaggcTTGTACGATCGTTGGGCTTCATTCTGGCGCGCATCAAAATGGACAAagcttttttgttcatttttttacatatatatttccGTACTTATTTGCTGAAAGAATGTGTGTTCGgatatcaaaatcaataaacTGGTATCAGTCAAACAACTTTGCTTTCTGCTTTTGGATCGTGCGTTACATCGTTGTTTGGCAACAACCTCCACTATTTATGTTTCCATGTTCTTATTCCGAGGTCCGAGCGAGCGAACGTTGCTTGCAAGCcacataaatatttgtttatttgtatattttgggTCAACGTCTCATGTGGTTTGAATGCAGTTACAGGTTCTGGCCCAATTCAAGTTTTGGGCTCTATTGGACTCTTTCTTTATGGGCCAGCTTAATTGGACTTTAATCCAATAGGAAAATTGGCAAATTGTAGCTAGAATTACTGTATGCGCCAAAATCTTCCTCTTAGACTTTAGATTACTAATTAATTAGAATAATCTTGTATAGTTGATCCTAATACTAAGTGATAACTATATGGGATTGGTTTGCTCAATTGCTTGGGCTATATGGGACTGTGGAAATCAATGGATGTTCAAGGGGCAAAAACAGCAAATTTCATGTGCTTAATAAGGCCATGACTCATTGTTTCCGTCGTGAAACTCCTAGAGAAATTGAACCTGCTATGCACAGATGGCACCCTCCCCAAAAATTTGTTCCTGCTCTCTACGACCCAAAAATTGTTGTAGGCTTTGTTTTTGGATGGAGTCTACAGTTCAAAGAAGAGTTATGATGTTTATGCAAGTATAACGGGGTGAAATTATGATGAATCGAAGATGGAGTAACCCTCAGGTGAACCCTGATGTTTGTCGAAGAAGAGTTATGATGTTTTTACATGCcaagaatcaaaagaaagtTACTGAAAACATTGAAGCAATGTTACTGATTACAACATTAATGGTCACCTATGGAGGTGTGCAAAAACAGCTCTAAAATCAACCTTAACATATCTTAATGTGGTGTGCAACCAATAGTCCTAGTTGCGGTTGTACATGATCACTGGATCATAATCTATTCGTTGGTTACTACTTACTACTACCAGTGTCATGGTTTCATTATTTGTAGGATGGGTTGCCTATCTAATAAAGCGTGTGAACCATCAGTTCATTCAATTATTCACAACTGGTTATTGTTGtctaaaagaaatttatattaaaaaatttaaaattctatttacaatttattatgtcacaagttaaattaaataattttgttttttttaaataattttatattgattattattgttattttcaaaaatcttaattatGAGCAAATTATTAATgagttttacaataaaaaattacaataaagacaatattttaataattatgatgGTGTAAGTTTTCTTGTTTGTCCTAAGCACAAAAAATCTTAGGAATGATCCTTCATATTTGATCTCCTTGTAAAGGAGAACGTATCTCATTTTTCTCCTTTAATATATTAcagttttatctttaaaaaaattgatggaaaTAAGTGACTTATGAGTTATGACACTAtcatatgtttatttttctatttaagcAAGCTTGTATGTTGTTTTGTAATGAACAATTCTCTGCAAATGATGTTCTTCCATCttaataaatgattaaagcaAAATTTCCAAAagagataaaacaaaaacaccGAACACGACCAGGAAACAAGGAACTTGGGAAGCATTACCGctagaaaaatttaaaagtccAAAACAAATGTTGTTGGTAATCCTTTTTTATGtccaaaactctctctttttctttccttggaCATATTTTGTCGTTAGTTGTTAACTcgatttaaattaattgaatttaaaattaagaatttcaGACATAAAGGACTTTTTGAGCTATTTAaaacttgcaagttgcaatatgaatctttctctaaaaataaagtatcagcattttcttttgtgaaaaaaaaaagagagagagagatgggcTAAGCTCTACAAACTCAATAAACCATCACCAAACAATAAATTGACTAGAGCAGGGGAGGGGTTATAGAtaacaagttaaaaattaaaataaaaaaaataaaagaatattagtGACTTTTAGCATTATCCTTAGGGTGTTCATCGGACTAACTCGATAAGGTCGACTATTGAAAACAAACCAATTAAATTGAATCATATTAATTCAGTTAATCGATTTCTTTTATTTCGAATCCtaattattaatcaaattaattatctgTTGTTAGATTT contains the following coding sequences:
- the LOC114387836 gene encoding chaperonin-like RBCX protein 1, chloroplastic, which translates into the protein MESCATLPLSQLPYVYPSTLSSNKAYPFWPCKRRSSSQPTRLHCSKMFVPGFGEASPEAKAAQNLHNFFTFVAVKIVAAQLESYNHEAYEELMEFLSRHSLNDGDKFCASMFRESSRHKNLALRIMEVRSAYCKNDFEWDNMKRLAFKMVTESNTRLMTEYVLETSHVETEK
- the LOC114387835 gene encoding malonyl-CoA decarboxylase, mitochondrial-like; the encoded protein is MNKKALSILMRARMKPNDRTSLSLSPIPLTNATSQMQQQNSRQNGSPGDGNSAPNDSGNSEREFKRVRASMHSAISMSKTEVLDDVLNNFSEGYLNLSHENRRKLLLVLAREYDLNRSQVRELIKQYLGLEHPADKAQVSGSEDEGLFSSFYRIERNLRHALQPVYEVLFERLNTHPGGLRTLSILREDILSILAEENIASLRALDSYLMEKFITWLSPAALELHQITWDDPASLLEKIVAYEAVHPISNLLDLKRRLGIGRRCFGYLHPAIPGEPLIFIEVALLKDIAQTIQEVLWDNPPIPESEATCALFYSISSTQPGLAGINLGKFLIKRVVTQVKREMPHISTFATLSPIPGFISWLLSKLASQRLLAEGDNLSQPQAEGSSSTFYENILKPEEEEALMSLPKDIAAGENGMDVMFNLLTSTSYKWIHSPELLSALKSPLMRLCARYLLQEKKRGKALDSVANFHLQNGAMVERINWMADRSDKGLSQSGGIMVNYVYRLDHIEEYAQSYFNNGEIHTSSDLHRWVDATDTA